A stretch of Heptranchias perlo isolate sHepPer1 chromosome 36, sHepPer1.hap1, whole genome shotgun sequence DNA encodes these proteins:
- the rps24 gene encoding 40S ribosomal protein S24 isoform X5, whose translation MNDTVTVRTRKFMTNRLLQRKQMVVDVLHPGKATVPKTEIREKLAKMYKTTPDVVFVFGFRTQFGGGKTTGFAMVYDSLDYAKKNEPKHRLARHGLLERKKVSRKQRKERKNRMKKVRGTAKANVGAGKKK comes from the exons AACGACACCGTGACTGTCAGAACCAGAAAGTTTATGACAAACCGCTTGCTCCAACGCAAGCAAATG GTTGTCGATGTCCTCCACCCTGGCAAAGCCACAGTCCCCAAAACAGAAATTAGGGAAAAGTTGGCAAAAATGTACAAAACAACGCCTGATGTCGTGTTCGTTTTTGGCTTCAGGACGCAGTTTGGTGGTGGCAAAACAACAGGATTTGCCATGGTCTATGATTCCTTGGATTACGCTAAGAAGAATGAACCTAAACACAGGCTGGCGAGG CACGGTCTGTTGGAGAGGAAGAAGGTATCCAGGAAACAGCGAAAGGAACGCAAGAACAGAATGAAGAAAGTTCGGGGTACAGCTAAAGCTAACGTTGGTGCTGGCAAGAAG
- the rps24 gene encoding 40S ribosomal protein S24 isoform X2 has translation MYFLNDTVTVRTRKFMTNRLLQRKQMVVDVLHPGKATVPKTEIREKLAKMYKTTPDVVFVFGFRTQFGGGKTTGFAMVYDSLDYAKKNEPKHRLARHGLLERKKVSRKQRKERKNRMKKVRGTAKANVGAGKK, from the exons AACGACACCGTGACTGTCAGAACCAGAAAGTTTATGACAAACCGCTTGCTCCAACGCAAGCAAATG GTTGTCGATGTCCTCCACCCTGGCAAAGCCACAGTCCCCAAAACAGAAATTAGGGAAAAGTTGGCAAAAATGTACAAAACAACGCCTGATGTCGTGTTCGTTTTTGGCTTCAGGACGCAGTTTGGTGGTGGCAAAACAACAGGATTTGCCATGGTCTATGATTCCTTGGATTACGCTAAGAAGAATGAACCTAAACACAGGCTGGCGAGG CACGGTCTGTTGGAGAGGAAGAAGGTATCCAGGAAACAGCGAAAGGAACGCAAGAACAGAATGAAGAAAGTTCGGGGTACAGCTAAAGCTAACGTTGGTGCTGGCAAGAAG
- the rps24 gene encoding 40S ribosomal protein S24 isoform X1, translating into MYFLNDTVTVRTRKFMTNRLLQRKQMVVDVLHPGKATVPKTEIREKLAKMYKTTPDVVFVFGFRTQFGGGKTTGFAMVYDSLDYAKKNEPKHRLARHGLLERKKVSRKQRKERKNRMKKVRGTAKANVGAGKKK; encoded by the exons AACGACACCGTGACTGTCAGAACCAGAAAGTTTATGACAAACCGCTTGCTCCAACGCAAGCAAATG GTTGTCGATGTCCTCCACCCTGGCAAAGCCACAGTCCCCAAAACAGAAATTAGGGAAAAGTTGGCAAAAATGTACAAAACAACGCCTGATGTCGTGTTCGTTTTTGGCTTCAGGACGCAGTTTGGTGGTGGCAAAACAACAGGATTTGCCATGGTCTATGATTCCTTGGATTACGCTAAGAAGAATGAACCTAAACACAGGCTGGCGAGG CACGGTCTGTTGGAGAGGAAGAAGGTATCCAGGAAACAGCGAAAGGAACGCAAGAACAGAATGAAGAAAGTTCGGGGTACAGCTAAAGCTAACGTTGGTGCTGGCAAGAAG